One genomic window of Marinobacter adhaerens HP15 includes the following:
- the msrB gene encoding peptide-methionine (R)-S-oxide reductase MsrB, which yields MKRKIMGLFSAVAFVSAVGLFTTYAVAEKSESQMSKYAPDQPGLAVATFAGGCFWCVEAGYEKRVPGVVEVVSGYSGGKEASPSYKQVASGQTGHTEAVQVYYDPNEMTYEGLLQALWRMMDPTDNQGQFVDRGQQYRPAIFYHNAEQKRLAEAAVAELEASGVYEKPVVIEIVPFEKFYPAEEYHQDYYDKNPVRYNFYTFNSGRYQFIEKVYGEDYELDYTRFQENATVDASDDLVGDESASTEPGQMGVGFDPASFEKPAQDVLKQRLTDMQYEVTQEDGTEPAFNNKYWDNKKPGLYVDIVSGEPLFSSRDKYKSGTGWPSFTRPITPDAVVEREDNSFFMTRTEIRSSHADSHLGHVFNDGPAPTGLRYCMNSASMDFIPLEKMEEAGYGKWVDDVRSESDA from the coding sequence ATGAAACGCAAGATTATGGGTCTGTTTTCCGCAGTGGCATTTGTCTCTGCAGTTGGTCTGTTCACCACCTACGCGGTTGCCGAAAAGTCGGAGTCGCAGATGAGCAAATACGCACCGGATCAACCGGGTCTGGCCGTGGCGACCTTTGCTGGCGGTTGTTTCTGGTGTGTTGAGGCCGGGTACGAAAAGCGGGTGCCGGGCGTGGTGGAAGTAGTCTCGGGCTATTCTGGTGGGAAAGAGGCAAGCCCCTCCTACAAGCAGGTTGCCTCGGGGCAGACTGGCCATACCGAAGCGGTACAGGTCTATTACGACCCCAACGAAATGACATACGAGGGCTTGTTGCAGGCGCTCTGGCGGATGATGGACCCGACCGATAATCAGGGTCAGTTTGTGGACCGCGGCCAGCAGTATCGTCCTGCTATTTTCTACCATAACGCTGAGCAGAAGCGCCTGGCCGAGGCGGCCGTTGCAGAATTGGAGGCATCCGGAGTTTACGAGAAACCCGTGGTGATCGAAATCGTGCCGTTTGAGAAATTTTACCCGGCGGAGGAATACCACCAGGATTATTACGACAAAAACCCCGTGCGCTACAACTTCTACACCTTCAACTCTGGACGCTATCAGTTTATCGAGAAGGTGTATGGCGAAGATTACGAGCTCGATTACACCCGGTTCCAGGAGAATGCCACAGTGGACGCCAGTGACGATCTGGTGGGCGATGAAAGCGCCAGCACAGAGCCCGGCCAGATGGGCGTTGGCTTCGATCCGGCAAGCTTTGAAAAGCCGGCCCAGGATGTCCTGAAGCAGCGCCTGACGGATATGCAGTACGAGGTGACCCAGGAAGACGGCACCGAGCCGGCGTTTAACAACAAATACTGGGACAACAAGAAGCCAGGACTCTACGTGGATATTGTCTCCGGCGAGCCGCTGTTTTCTTCACGGGACAAGTACAAATCCGGTACCGGCTGGCCCAGCTTTACCCGGCCGATCACACCAGACGCGGTGGTGGAACGTGAGGACAACTCGTTCTTCATGACCCGTACGGAAATCCGCAGCAGCCACGCGGATTCCCACCTTGGCCATGTCTTCAACGATGGCCCTGCGCCAACCGGACTACGCTACTGCATGAACTCCGCGTCTATGGACTTTATCCCGCTGGAGAAGATGGAAGAGGCCGGTTATGGCAAATGGGTTGATGACGTCAGATCAGAGAGCGACGCCTGA
- a CDS encoding 3'-5' exonuclease gives MSSEEQAENSVTRLPWPEQFKALAEQSKSPILKAYYESGCVSPETPLSEVPFVALDFETTGLDANQHSIVSIGLVPFTLDGIQLGKARHWIVRPKLPLHQTSITIHGITHSDIDQAPDLNDILKDLFACLNGRIPVVHYRNIERSFFDVALQWRLGEGIRFPLIDTMAIEAHLHPDRNPSRWQQLLGKKPVSIRLADSRLRYGLPHYAAHNALIDAVATAELLQAQVLHHFSRDTRVADLWL, from the coding sequence ATGTCTAGTGAGGAGCAGGCCGAGAATTCTGTTACACGCCTGCCATGGCCCGAGCAATTCAAGGCCCTGGCGGAGCAGAGCAAGTCCCCGATTCTTAAAGCCTATTACGAGAGTGGGTGTGTGTCGCCGGAGACGCCCTTATCCGAGGTGCCCTTTGTCGCGCTCGATTTCGAGACCACCGGGTTGGACGCCAATCAACATTCGATTGTCAGTATCGGTCTGGTGCCGTTTACGCTCGACGGCATCCAGCTGGGCAAAGCCCGCCACTGGATCGTGCGGCCCAAGCTCCCGCTACACCAGACCTCGATTACTATCCACGGCATTACCCACAGTGATATCGACCAGGCCCCGGATTTGAACGATATCCTGAAGGATCTGTTTGCCTGCCTGAACGGGCGTATCCCCGTGGTTCACTACCGCAACATCGAGAGATCGTTCTTCGACGTTGCCCTGCAATGGCGCCTGGGGGAAGGAATCCGGTTTCCGTTGATCGATACCATGGCCATTGAGGCTCACCTGCACCCGGACCGAAACCCGTCACGCTGGCAACAACTGCTGGGGAAGAAGCCCGTGTCGATTCGCTTGGCTGATAGCCGGCTGCGTTATGGGCTGCCTCACTATGCCGCCCACAACGCCCTGATTGATGCGGTTGCCACGGCTGAACTCCTGCAGGCCCAGGTGTTGCACCATTTCAGCCGGGACACCCGGGTGGCGGATTTGTGGTTGTGA
- a CDS encoding sensor histidine kinase, with protein sequence MALSVFRTLYARLAIGLFLLLLVVGGLFTFLSLASVREYSAAVNQQLNRDLARNLVSDRNLVTDGKLNRDALKQLFELYMTINPSIEIYLLDTEGNILSYSADPNKIKRNRVSLEPVRTLLENPGAYPLPGDDPRSHDRRKVFSVTPVPSAADPTGYLYVVLRGEEYDLAESMVHSNRLLQLGAGALAVSLFVGLLAGLVFFRLLTRRLSRLTERVESFERGMSPERAAAVAGKGDDIDYLAARFDQMAQRIVAQLDLLKHKDAQRRQLVAQVSHDLRTPLASIQGYIEALRMKQDTLAAEERARFLDVALTESHRLGRLVEELFELAALDAREKQPKTEPFVVAELLHDVVQKHQPEAERAGVALSIVSVAPVQVLADIAMTERVLDNLISNAISHSPKDTEITLGVVEQAGGAQITVADAGPGIDDEDLEHVFEPFYQAAGASRTGHAGLGLAIAQRMVTLQQGKLSVRNADGAVFSVWLPLARDSSVAGGEKSTAL encoded by the coding sequence ATGGCCCTGTCTGTCTTCCGCACCCTTTATGCCCGGCTGGCGATCGGTCTGTTCCTGCTGCTGCTTGTGGTGGGTGGGCTCTTTACCTTTCTGAGTCTGGCTTCGGTGAGGGAATACTCGGCTGCGGTCAACCAGCAGCTGAACCGCGACCTCGCCCGTAACCTGGTGTCTGACCGCAACCTCGTAACCGATGGCAAGCTCAACCGCGATGCCCTGAAGCAGCTCTTCGAGCTGTACATGACCATCAACCCCAGTATCGAAATCTACCTGCTGGATACCGAAGGTAATATCCTTTCCTACTCCGCCGACCCGAACAAGATCAAGCGCAACCGGGTATCCCTGGAACCGGTACGCACGCTGCTTGAAAACCCGGGCGCTTACCCGCTGCCCGGCGATGATCCGCGCAGTCATGACCGGCGGAAGGTGTTCTCGGTAACGCCGGTGCCTTCGGCTGCGGATCCAACGGGTTATCTGTACGTGGTTCTGCGCGGCGAGGAGTACGACCTGGCCGAGAGCATGGTGCACAGTAACCGGCTCCTCCAGTTAGGCGCGGGCGCGCTGGCGGTGAGCCTGTTCGTGGGCCTGCTGGCCGGGCTGGTGTTCTTCCGATTGCTGACGCGTCGGCTGTCGCGGCTGACCGAGCGGGTGGAATCCTTCGAGCGCGGCATGTCGCCGGAGCGCGCCGCCGCGGTGGCGGGCAAAGGCGATGACATTGATTACCTGGCCGCCCGGTTCGATCAGATGGCCCAGCGAATTGTTGCCCAGCTGGACCTTCTGAAACACAAGGATGCCCAGCGCCGGCAGCTGGTTGCCCAGGTCTCCCACGATCTGAGAACGCCACTGGCATCCATCCAGGGTTATATCGAAGCCTTGCGCATGAAACAGGACACGCTCGCCGCCGAGGAGCGGGCACGTTTCCTGGATGTGGCCCTGACCGAAAGCCACCGGCTTGGTCGCCTTGTGGAGGAACTGTTTGAACTTGCCGCACTGGATGCCCGGGAGAAACAGCCGAAGACGGAACCGTTTGTGGTTGCCGAACTGCTGCATGACGTGGTGCAGAAGCACCAACCCGAGGCGGAGCGCGCAGGCGTTGCCCTGTCGATTGTTTCCGTCGCTCCGGTCCAGGTGCTGGCGGATATCGCCATGACCGAGCGGGTATTGGATAACCTGATCAGCAACGCCATCAGCCATTCGCCGAAAGATACGGAGATCACACTGGGCGTTGTCGAACAGGCCGGGGGTGCGCAAATTACCGTCGCCGACGCTGGCCCCGGTATCGATGATGAGGACCTGGAGCACGTCTTCGAACCCTTTTATCAGGCCGCAGGTGCGTCCAGGACGGGCCATGCCGGTCTGGGGCTCGCGATTGCCCAGCGAATGGTGACGCTGCAGCAGGGAAAACTCTCGGTACGCAATGCCGATGGCGCCGTTTTCAGTGTCTGGCTGCCCCTGGCCCGCGACAGCTCGGTCGCGGGCGGCGAAAAATCCACAGCGTTATGA
- a CDS encoding response regulator transcription factor, whose protein sequence is MTRTVLIIEDNPGIGELVRMQVSDLGMKPVLVDRGDTGLERFREGGVDLVILDLMLPGLDGLAVCREIRACPGYVPVLMLTAKSTELDRVLGLEMGADDYLTKPFSVAELAARIKALFRRVDALSQAAPAGDQADEIEVDGLRIDPVRRRVFVDDREVDLTAREFDLLWHFASHRGRVFSRAQLLDSVWGYNHEGYEHTVNTHINRLRNKIEADPADPRYVQTVWGVGYRFMD, encoded by the coding sequence ATGACGCGAACGGTACTGATTATTGAAGACAACCCCGGCATCGGTGAGCTGGTCCGTATGCAGGTTTCAGATCTGGGAATGAAGCCTGTGCTCGTGGACCGGGGGGATACCGGCCTGGAACGGTTCCGTGAGGGCGGCGTCGACCTGGTTATTCTGGATCTGATGTTGCCTGGCCTGGATGGTTTGGCGGTGTGCCGCGAGATTCGTGCCTGTCCGGGCTACGTACCAGTTCTGATGTTGACGGCAAAGAGCACAGAGCTGGATCGGGTCCTGGGCCTGGAGATGGGCGCGGACGATTACCTGACGAAGCCGTTCAGCGTGGCGGAGCTGGCAGCCCGCATCAAAGCGCTTTTCCGACGGGTAGACGCACTCTCTCAGGCAGCGCCTGCCGGCGATCAGGCTGATGAGATTGAGGTGGACGGGCTTCGGATTGATCCGGTTCGCCGGCGAGTGTTTGTGGATGATCGGGAAGTGGACCTGACCGCCCGCGAGTTCGACCTGCTCTGGCACTTTGCCTCCCATCGGGGCCGGGTGTTCAGCCGGGCGCAATTGCTCGATTCTGTGTGGGGTTACAACCATGAGGGCTACGAGCATACCGTGAACACCCACATCAACCGACTGCGCAACAAGATTGAAGCCGATCCCGCCGACCCACGATACGTCCAGACGGTCTGGGGTGTTGGCTATCGGTTCATGGATTAG
- a CDS encoding aldehyde dehydrogenase family protein, which yields MNELNRNYINGQWVSWAGDMIDVHEAGTGDVIARVPAAGADEMEQAIAAADAAFESWSESTLEERIKVLEQLHAGLKERAPEIAETVCREVGMPIKLATPIQAGMPAAVTKSYLKLLPDFPFTEQSGNSEVQYAPVGVVGCITPWNYPLHQVILKIVPAIAAGCTVVLKPSEIAPQTAFILAEILDGTDLPKGVFNMVCGYGHTVGDTLIKHPDVRMVSFTGSTRTGNLIAHAAADDFKRFALEMGGKSASVILPDADLAAAVKGTINNCLLNSGQTCTALTRMLVPADKHDEACELAAAAVAKMTPGNPLEETTRLGPLSSAQQRDKVIDYIKLGVQEGAKLIAGGPEAPEGCEKGYFVKATVFGNVKPDSRIAQEEIFGPVLCVIPYNDEAEAVKIANGTQYGLSGAVWSGDDAKAKKIASKLRTGQVFVNGGAFNPMAPFGGFGHSGIGREFGKWGLEEFLEVRSLQL from the coding sequence ATGAACGAGCTGAACAGGAACTACATCAACGGCCAATGGGTTAGCTGGGCCGGTGACATGATCGACGTTCACGAAGCTGGCACCGGTGACGTGATTGCCCGCGTTCCCGCCGCCGGCGCGGATGAGATGGAACAGGCCATTGCTGCCGCCGATGCGGCGTTTGAAAGCTGGTCGGAAAGCACCCTGGAAGAACGGATCAAGGTGCTGGAACAGCTGCACGCGGGCCTGAAAGAGCGCGCGCCGGAAATCGCCGAGACCGTCTGCCGGGAAGTGGGCATGCCCATCAAACTGGCCACGCCGATCCAGGCTGGTATGCCGGCAGCCGTGACCAAGAGCTACCTGAAACTGCTGCCCGACTTCCCGTTCACCGAACAGTCCGGCAACTCCGAGGTGCAATATGCGCCGGTCGGTGTGGTTGGTTGCATTACCCCCTGGAACTACCCGCTGCACCAGGTGATCCTGAAAATCGTTCCGGCGATTGCGGCCGGTTGCACCGTGGTGCTCAAGCCTTCGGAGATCGCTCCCCAGACGGCGTTTATCCTTGCCGAGATCCTCGATGGCACCGACCTGCCCAAGGGCGTGTTCAACATGGTGTGCGGCTATGGTCATACCGTGGGTGATACCCTGATCAAGCATCCGGATGTGCGCATGGTGTCCTTCACCGGCTCCACCCGCACCGGCAACCTGATTGCCCACGCCGCAGCCGATGACTTCAAACGCTTCGCCCTGGAGATGGGCGGCAAATCCGCCTCCGTGATCCTCCCGGACGCCGACCTGGCGGCTGCCGTTAAAGGTACCATCAACAACTGCCTGCTGAACTCCGGCCAGACCTGCACCGCGCTCACCCGCATGTTGGTTCCGGCCGACAAGCACGACGAGGCCTGTGAACTGGCCGCCGCTGCCGTGGCTAAAATGACCCCGGGTAATCCGCTGGAAGAAACCACACGGTTGGGCCCGCTGTCGTCTGCCCAGCAGCGTGACAAGGTGATCGACTACATCAAACTGGGTGTCCAGGAAGGCGCCAAGCTCATCGCCGGTGGGCCGGAAGCGCCCGAGGGATGCGAGAAAGGTTACTTCGTCAAGGCGACCGTCTTCGGCAACGTAAAACCGGACAGCCGCATCGCCCAGGAGGAAATTTTCGGGCCGGTGCTGTGCGTGATCCCATACAACGACGAAGCCGAAGCGGTGAAAATCGCCAACGGCACCCAGTACGGGCTATCCGGTGCAGTCTGGTCCGGCGACGACGCCAAGGCCAAGAAAATTGCCAGCAAGCTGCGCACTGGCCAGGTATTCGTGAACGGTGGTGCGTTTAACCCGATGGCACCGTTTGGCGGCTTCGGCCATTCCGGTATCGGCCGCGAATTTGGCAAGTGGGGACTGGAGGAGTTTCTGGAAGTTCGCTCGCTTCAGCTGTAA
- a CDS encoding acetyl-CoA C-acyltransferase produces MSDAVIVSTARTGLAKSYRGSLNNTHSVDMAGHVIKHAVERAGIDPSIVEDVIMGAAYQEGAQGRNIARLAAIRAGLPVTTAGFSINRFCSSGLQSIALAAQRVVSEKVPAMVAGGVESISLVQNEKINSFHATNEWLMKNKPELYLSMIETADIVAKRYNVSREAQDEYSLISQQRTAAAQQAGKFDDEIVPFDATMLVKDKETGEVSEKQVTLKGDECNRPNTTLEGLAGLEPVRGPEQFITAGNASQLSDGASVCTVMNSTYAEKHNIEPMGIFRGFAVAGCEPDEMGIGPVYAIPRLLERNGLTMDDIDLWELNEAFASQVIYCRDRLGIPMEKLNVNGGSISIGHPFGVTGARQTGHALIEGKRRGAKYVVITMCIGGGQGAAGLFEVA; encoded by the coding sequence ATGTCTGATGCAGTAATCGTCTCCACCGCGCGCACCGGCCTTGCGAAATCCTACCGGGGCTCTTTGAACAACACGCACAGCGTGGATATGGCAGGTCACGTTATCAAGCATGCTGTTGAGCGCGCAGGTATTGATCCGTCTATTGTTGAGGATGTGATCATGGGCGCGGCCTACCAGGAGGGCGCCCAGGGCCGGAATATTGCCCGTCTGGCGGCCATCCGCGCCGGTCTTCCGGTGACCACTGCCGGGTTCTCCATCAACCGGTTCTGCAGCTCGGGGTTGCAGTCCATTGCCCTGGCGGCACAGCGGGTGGTGTCCGAGAAAGTACCCGCCATGGTGGCCGGGGGCGTTGAGTCCATTTCCCTGGTGCAGAACGAGAAGATCAACAGCTTCCACGCCACCAACGAGTGGCTGATGAAGAACAAGCCCGAGCTGTACCTTTCGATGATTGAGACGGCGGATATTGTCGCCAAGCGCTACAACGTCAGCCGTGAAGCCCAGGATGAGTATTCGCTGATTTCCCAGCAGCGCACGGCGGCGGCCCAGCAGGCTGGCAAGTTTGACGATGAGATCGTGCCGTTCGATGCCACCATGCTGGTCAAGGACAAGGAAACCGGTGAGGTCAGTGAAAAGCAGGTGACCCTGAAAGGTGACGAGTGTAATCGCCCGAATACGACCCTTGAGGGCCTGGCGGGTCTGGAGCCGGTGCGTGGTCCGGAGCAGTTCATCACGGCGGGCAACGCCAGCCAGCTGTCGGACGGCGCCTCCGTGTGCACGGTGATGAACAGTACCTATGCCGAGAAGCACAACATTGAACCCATGGGTATTTTCCGTGGCTTCGCTGTGGCGGGTTGTGAGCCGGATGAGATGGGCATCGGCCCGGTGTATGCGATTCCGCGCTTGCTTGAGCGCAATGGTCTGACCATGGATGACATTGATCTGTGGGAACTGAACGAAGCCTTCGCGTCGCAGGTGATTTACTGTCGTGACCGCCTGGGCATTCCCATGGAGAAGCTGAATGTAAACGGCGGCTCAATTTCCATCGGCCACCCCTTTGGTGTTACCGGCGCCCGCCAGACAGGCCACGCCCTGATCGAAGGCAAGCGCCGTGGGGCGAAATACGTGGTGATCACCATGTGCATCGGCGGTGGCCAGGGTGCTGCTGGCCTGTTCGAGGTGGCTTGA
- a CDS encoding putative nucleotidyltransferase substrate binding domain-containing protein: protein MQAELVDIRNHMAQYPPFDEMAEELLDRVVGDIEIVYFKAGSQILELGDPSSWLYYVRSGAVEIYRRTGELYNRISEGEVFGQFGLLMNRKVRFPAKALEDVLLYKIPYDTFQYLWENDDNFADFVEIEDRSRLRSAVSRREKSNQLMTSKVTRLIAREPVSAPHTVRLQEAARIMTENGVSALLLMDEEGEKPLLKGIITDRDLRTRALSEALASETPISEIMSEDLITIRSNMFIFEAMLTMLHNNVHHLPVMDRDEVRGVIALSDIVKYESQSSLYLVSNIYHQQDVKGLKKISLDVRDSFVRMVNEDANSHMIGSAMAGIGRSFTQRLLTLGEEKLGPPPVPYCFMALGSMARDEQLVVTDQDNAMILDDSFVPEEHDEYFLALAKFVSDGLAECGYTYCTGDIMATNQKWRQPLRVWKDYFTDWIDNPKAEALLNSNIFFDLDGIYGETDFAEQLKTLVADKASNSQRFLAMLARNALNRTPPIGFFRTFVLEEDGKHQKTFNLKRRGTAPLSDLIRVHALACGSRAQNSFERLKAIGNTKLLLDDDLGNLRDALEFISIVRIRHQALAIEADRQPDNNVRPEDLSPFERSHLKDAFQVVSGAQKFLKFRYHAGVARNV, encoded by the coding sequence ATGCAGGCCGAGCTGGTCGACATCCGCAATCACATGGCTCAATACCCGCCGTTTGACGAGATGGCCGAGGAGCTGCTCGACAGAGTGGTTGGCGACATCGAGATTGTGTACTTCAAGGCCGGGAGCCAGATCCTCGAACTGGGTGACCCGAGCAGCTGGCTGTATTACGTGCGCAGTGGCGCCGTCGAGATCTATCGGCGCACCGGGGAGCTGTACAACCGCATCAGCGAGGGCGAAGTCTTCGGCCAGTTTGGCCTGCTGATGAATCGGAAAGTGCGCTTCCCAGCCAAAGCCCTGGAAGACGTCCTGCTTTACAAGATTCCTTACGATACGTTCCAGTACCTCTGGGAAAATGACGACAACTTCGCCGATTTCGTTGAAATTGAAGACCGAAGCCGCCTGCGATCCGCCGTTTCCCGTCGCGAAAAGTCCAACCAGCTGATGACGTCCAAGGTTACCCGGTTGATTGCCCGGGAGCCGGTATCAGCGCCCCACACCGTTCGCCTGCAGGAAGCGGCGCGGATCATGACCGAAAACGGCGTCTCCGCACTGCTACTGATGGACGAGGAAGGTGAAAAGCCCCTGCTCAAGGGCATCATTACCGACCGGGACCTGCGCACCCGGGCCCTTAGCGAAGCCCTGGCCTCGGAAACTCCGATCAGCGAGATCATGTCGGAGGATCTGATCACCATCCGCTCGAACATGTTCATATTCGAGGCCATGCTCACCATGCTGCACAACAATGTGCACCATCTTCCGGTGATGGATCGGGATGAGGTTCGCGGCGTGATTGCGCTGTCTGACATCGTAAAGTACGAGAGTCAGAGCAGCCTATACCTGGTCAGCAACATCTACCATCAGCAGGATGTAAAAGGGCTGAAGAAGATCAGCCTGGATGTGCGGGACAGCTTTGTTCGCATGGTGAACGAAGATGCCAACTCCCACATGATTGGCAGTGCCATGGCCGGTATCGGGCGCAGCTTTACACAGCGCCTGCTGACACTGGGCGAAGAGAAACTCGGCCCCCCACCCGTGCCCTACTGCTTTATGGCCCTTGGCTCCATGGCGCGGGACGAGCAACTGGTGGTCACGGACCAGGATAACGCCATGATCCTGGACGACAGCTTTGTGCCCGAAGAACACGACGAATACTTCCTGGCGCTGGCGAAATTCGTCAGCGATGGCCTTGCGGAGTGCGGCTATACCTACTGCACCGGCGACATCATGGCCACCAACCAGAAATGGCGGCAGCCACTACGCGTCTGGAAGGACTACTTCACCGACTGGATTGATAATCCGAAAGCCGAGGCTCTGTTAAACAGCAATATTTTCTTTGATCTGGATGGCATCTACGGCGAGACCGACTTTGCCGAACAGCTAAAGACACTGGTGGCGGACAAAGCCAGCAACAGCCAGCGGTTCCTGGCAATGCTGGCGCGCAACGCCCTGAACCGCACGCCGCCGATCGGCTTTTTCCGGACCTTCGTGCTGGAAGAGGATGGCAAGCACCAGAAGACCTTCAACCTGAAACGTCGCGGAACAGCGCCCCTGTCGGATCTGATCCGGGTGCACGCCCTGGCCTGCGGCTCCCGTGCACAGAACTCGTTCGAACGACTGAAAGCCATTGGCAACACCAAGCTCCTGCTGGACGACGATCTGGGCAACCTGAGGGATGCGCTTGAGTTTATCTCCATCGTTCGTATCCGACACCAGGCCCTGGCAATCGAGGCTGACCGGCAGCCGGACAACAACGTACGGCCCGAAGACCTTTCACCGTTTGAGCGCAGCCATCTCAAGGATGCGTTCCAGGTAGTCAGCGGTGCCCAGAAGTTCCTGAAATTCCGGTATCACGCCGGGGTGGCCCGTAATGTCTAG
- a CDS encoding zinc-binding dehydrogenase: MDRQAKAVVCREWGQPVQVETITVEGPKRDEITIKIAACGVCHSDLSATTGKIPYPPPLVLGHEAAGVVVEVGEGVTAFKEGDHVVSTFISMCGKCSQCVRGRPVLCENARKAMFNLPDGTVRTKGADGEPLNVFGACGVMAEFATMHVDNCVKVDETVPMQNAALVGCAVMTGVGAVFNTAKLEPGSRAAVFGIGGVGLNAIQGCVTAGAEMVVAVDSNPAKLAMAKEFGATHTVNINEVEDAAKAVKKMTGGVDYAFECVGAGPVVEQAYKSLGRGGTAVVVGVADPKDKTSLTTLTLPADERTLKGSWLGSARPQHDFPRILGLYKAGKLKLDELVTRTYPIEEAAQAFDDMVAGKNARGVIVFE; this comes from the coding sequence ATGGACAGACAAGCAAAAGCCGTCGTCTGCCGGGAATGGGGGCAGCCTGTTCAGGTGGAAACCATCACGGTAGAAGGCCCCAAGCGGGATGAAATCACCATCAAGATCGCGGCCTGCGGTGTTTGCCACAGCGATCTGTCCGCCACCACGGGTAAGATTCCCTACCCGCCTCCCCTTGTATTGGGGCACGAAGCCGCCGGCGTGGTTGTCGAAGTCGGTGAGGGCGTCACGGCCTTCAAGGAAGGCGACCATGTGGTGAGTACCTTCATATCCATGTGCGGCAAATGCAGCCAGTGTGTTCGTGGCCGCCCGGTGCTCTGTGAGAACGCCCGCAAGGCCATGTTCAACCTGCCGGATGGCACGGTCAGAACCAAAGGCGCGGACGGCGAGCCCCTGAACGTCTTCGGCGCCTGCGGCGTGATGGCCGAGTTCGCCACCATGCACGTCGACAACTGCGTAAAAGTGGATGAAACCGTGCCGATGCAGAACGCCGCCCTGGTGGGTTGCGCTGTGATGACCGGTGTCGGCGCTGTCTTCAATACGGCAAAGCTGGAGCCCGGCTCCCGAGCCGCCGTGTTTGGCATCGGTGGCGTTGGCCTCAACGCCATCCAGGGCTGTGTGACCGCCGGCGCCGAGATGGTCGTGGCGGTGGACAGCAACCCCGCCAAGCTGGCGATGGCGAAAGAGTTTGGTGCCACCCACACCGTGAATATCAACGAGGTAGAGGACGCCGCCAAGGCTGTGAAGAAAATGACCGGCGGCGTTGACTACGCCTTCGAATGCGTCGGTGCCGGGCCGGTGGTGGAACAGGCCTACAAGAGTCTGGGCCGTGGCGGTACCGCCGTGGTCGTGGGTGTGGCAGACCCGAAGGACAAGACCTCGCTGACCACCCTCACCCTGCCGGCGGACGAGCGAACCTTGAAAGGCAGCTGGCTGGGTTCGGCAAGGCCGCAGCATGATTTCCCCAGGATCCTGGGTCTTTACAAGGCTGGTAAACTCAAGCTGGATGAACTGGTTACCCGGACCTACCCCATAGAAGAAGCCGCACAGGCGTTCGATGATATGGTGGCAGGCAAGAACGCCCGTGGCGTTATCGTATTTGAATGA
- a CDS encoding QsdR family transcriptional regulator, which yields MADKTVTRATPAEAFKRARRMWLKGERIHLAPLADELGIGRATLFRWVGNKDLLIGEILWSLYEPLWRQAMAETPGTGVDYIVGVYRRTNSAILHFEPLRRFINQDPEYALKILTSSQSILHTRTVETNTRMLKDQVAAGHIKPPMNIFSLSYFMIRLAESCLYSDIIAGREPREAELEDACTAVRILLGGKA from the coding sequence GTGGCAGACAAAACCGTAACCAGGGCAACACCGGCCGAGGCGTTCAAGCGAGCACGTCGCATGTGGCTCAAGGGTGAGCGCATTCACCTGGCGCCGCTGGCTGATGAGCTTGGAATTGGCCGCGCCACCCTGTTTCGCTGGGTCGGCAACAAGGATCTACTGATCGGCGAGATTCTCTGGTCCCTGTACGAACCCCTCTGGCGACAGGCCATGGCCGAAACGCCCGGCACTGGCGTGGACTACATTGTCGGCGTGTACCGCCGCACCAACTCCGCGATCCTGCACTTCGAGCCGCTGCGGCGATTCATCAACCAGGATCCGGAATATGCCCTGAAAATCCTCACCTCGTCGCAATCCATTCTCCACACCCGCACGGTGGAAACCAACACGCGGATGCTGAAAGACCAGGTTGCGGCCGGGCATATCAAGCCACCAATGAACATCTTCAGCCTGTCTTACTTCATGATCCGACTGGCAGAGTCCTGCCTTTACAGCGACATCATCGCCGGGCGGGAACCCAGGGAGGCAGAATTGGAGGATGCCTGTACGGCCGTGCGGATTTTGCTGGGAGGAAAAGCGTAG